In a single window of the Acyrthosiphon pisum isolate AL4f chromosome X, pea_aphid_22Mar2018_4r6ur, whole genome shotgun sequence genome:
- the LOC103310621 gene encoding zinc finger BED domain-containing protein 1-like, which produces MSSEQVVTASSIWPIYLKLKESILKNNSNPRYTCDLTQGEDHGNYGNTEDLFQTPSQCTLSTGEITSYLNTNEVDANNSDEDNYAGVSSDTSSDTMLNHLEGHIKTAIKTPLFKRYDSNQARQILQKISFLDPRYRSHYIESPQKDLIISLIKQEMDDIGHQAEVDEHYKNTNTSGLAAFLGNLSSIHVETNTVQDLNQKELEKYLSLPSVGLNCNPLQWWKTFQSEFPTVAKLATNYLCIQGTSVPSERIFSCTGNVITDHRSSLSPDHAEELIFLSMNAKFVSK; this is translated from the exons ATGAGTTCTGAACAAGTAGTGACAGCTTCTTCAATATGGCCCATTTATTTAAAGCTTAAAgaatctatacttaaaaacaaCAGTAACCCAAGATATACATGTGATCTTACGCAAGGTGAAGATCATGGTAATTATGGTAATACCGAAGATCTTTTTCAAACTCCATCTCAATGTACCTTGTCAACTGGTGAAATAACCTCTTACCTCAATACTAATGAAGTTGATGCTAACAACAGTGATGAAGACAACTATGCAGGTGTCAGTAGTGATACCTCCTCAGACACAATGTTGAATCACTTAGAAGGTCACATAAAAACAGCAATTAAAACACCACTTTTTAAACGGTATGATAGTAATCAAGCAagacaaattttacaaaaaataagttttctaGATCCAAGATACAGAAGTCATTACATTGAATCACCTCAAAAagatttaattataagtttaattaaacaaGAAATGGACGACATTGGACACCAAGCAGAAGTTGATGAGCactacaaaaacacaaacactaGCG gatTGGCTGCATTTTTGGGAAACCTTTCAAGTATACATGTTGAAACAAATACAGTACAAGATTTGAATCAAAAagaacttgaaaaatatttatcattgccAAGTGTTGGTTTAAATTGTAATCCCTTACAATGGTGGAAAACGTTTCAGTCCGAATTTCCCACGGTGGCAAAGTTGGCTACAAATTACTTGTGTATACAAGGCACAAGTGTGCCAAGCGAACGCATTTTTAGTTGTACTGGCAATGTCATTACTGATCACCGATCCTCACTGTCTCCAGACCATGCTGAAGAgctaatttttttatccatGAATGCTAAGTTTGTTTCCAAGTGA